The following are encoded in a window of Candidatus Nanopelagicales bacterium genomic DNA:
- a CDS encoding DUF222 domain-containing protein produces MCASTGFLYEAGMGVVAMSVAELGGSSEAGGVGCAASPPVAGVMSALMAAADATVPSGLGCGDVLAADVAVLSRAVHAAQAELARRITAAEHQDALALQAHSTLCANGWASGAAHSLVAAARFVDSHPVCSGPWRVGRVGVERYARMESGTRGLDTGQAEDVAKALAPVLTELSVAQVARACAHAVALAKTDLAHRCEQDAHDDRYLSYTRFRDISVFEGRLAGVDGKAFEEAVAACADSVRVEGDGLTRAQRNADALMLLVSKADLPKHGGLPAAVTLTMTMAQAEQVANTSPGQSHTESHTECGAHQGADAESGAGADSWCAGGAGLGQLGHDQVLGHAGARFGLCSCKITPVIAEPREPVDPRSLLNRLGLTQLQPVAVGRSVRLATPAQRRALAVRDGGCVIPGCDVGPEHTQPHHVTAWSLGGA; encoded by the coding sequence ATGTGTGCGAGTACAGGTTTCCTCTACGAAGCGGGGATGGGGGTGGTGGCCATGTCGGTGGCTGAGTTGGGTGGGTCTTCCGAAGCTGGGGGCGTGGGGTGCGCGGCGTCGCCGCCGGTTGCTGGGGTGATGTCGGCGCTGATGGCCGCGGCTGACGCGACGGTTCCCTCGGGCCTGGGCTGCGGCGATGTGTTGGCCGCGGACGTGGCTGTGTTGTCCCGGGCGGTGCACGCGGCGCAGGCGGAACTGGCTCGCCGTATTACCGCGGCTGAACACCAGGACGCGTTGGCTTTGCAGGCCCATTCCACGTTATGCGCCAATGGTTGGGCCAGCGGTGCGGCGCACAGCCTTGTAGCGGCGGCGCGGTTCGTCGATTCCCACCCGGTGTGCTCTGGGCCGTGGCGCGTGGGCCGGGTGGGGGTGGAACGTTACGCGCGGATGGAAAGCGGCACCCGTGGCTTGGACACCGGCCAGGCCGAGGATGTGGCCAAGGCGTTGGCGCCGGTCCTGACGGAGTTGAGTGTGGCTCAGGTGGCGCGGGCGTGCGCTCACGCTGTGGCTTTGGCCAAAACCGACCTGGCGCATCGATGCGAACAAGACGCCCACGACGACCGATATTTGTCGTACACCAGGTTCCGTGACATATCGGTGTTCGAGGGACGCCTAGCTGGTGTGGACGGCAAAGCGTTCGAAGAAGCTGTGGCGGCTTGCGCTGACTCGGTTCGCGTCGAGGGCGACGGTTTGACCCGCGCGCAGCGCAACGCTGACGCTTTGATGCTTCTGGTCAGCAAAGCCGACCTTCCCAAACACGGCGGACTACCAGCGGCGGTCACGTTGACCATGACCATGGCACAAGCCGAACAAGTCGCCAACACCTCCCCCGGGCAATCTCACACGGAATCGCACACCGAATGCGGCGCACACCAAGGCGCCGATGCCGAATCGGGCGCCGGGGCGGATTCGTGGTGCGCTGGCGGTGCCGGCTTGGGCCAGCTGGGTCACGATCAGGTCCTAGGACATGCCGGTGCCCGGTTCGGGTTGTGTTCCTGCAAGATCACTCCCGTGATCGCTGAGCCTCGCGAACCAGTGGATCCGCGTTCGTTGTTGAACCGTTTGGGTTTGACTCAACTCCAGCCTGTGGCGGTGGGGCGTTCGGTACGTCTTGCGACCCCAGCGCAGCGCAGGGCCTTGGCTGTTCGAGACGGGGGGTGTGTGATCCCGGGTTGTGATGTGGGTCCTGAGCACACCCAGCCGCATCACGTCACCGCGTGGTCCCTGGGAGGCGC
- a CDS encoding SDR family oxidoreductase codes for MTPVSEVLAAGCLDGRTAWVSGAGTGIGRACAFQLARLGATVCCVGRRPEPLAETTTLIGDAGGEAWPMPCDLREPEAVESLIDDILERSGKIDIVVNNAGGQFISPAEAISENGFRAVTRLNLDAVWRVTTRIAARSMIPSGYGRIVSITMTPRRGMPGMSHSSAARAGVESLTATWAQEWGRYGIRTAAVAPGIVRTEAWESRYGLDPDQVGRLVPLGRLQTPDEVAAVVAFLASPAGDYITGTTIVADGGWDLVGPADNLVG; via the coding sequence GTGACACCGGTTTCCGAGGTTCTTGCCGCGGGCTGCCTGGACGGGCGAACGGCGTGGGTGAGCGGAGCCGGCACGGGAATCGGTCGGGCTTGTGCTTTCCAGCTAGCCAGGCTCGGAGCGACCGTGTGCTGCGTGGGGCGACGGCCAGAACCGCTCGCTGAAACGACCACCCTCATCGGCGATGCCGGCGGAGAGGCCTGGCCGATGCCCTGCGACTTGCGTGAGCCCGAAGCCGTCGAGTCCCTAATCGATGACATCCTGGAGCGCAGCGGCAAGATCGATATCGTGGTCAACAACGCCGGAGGGCAGTTCATCAGCCCGGCGGAGGCGATCTCGGAGAACGGGTTCCGGGCGGTTACCCGGCTGAACCTAGATGCCGTGTGGCGAGTCACGACTCGGATCGCGGCGCGTTCGATGATCCCAAGCGGATACGGGCGGATCGTGTCGATCACTATGACTCCGAGACGCGGGATGCCCGGCATGTCTCATTCTTCGGCCGCCCGCGCGGGCGTGGAGAGCTTGACGGCCACGTGGGCACAGGAATGGGGCCGATACGGGATCCGGACTGCGGCGGTCGCGCCGGGGATCGTGCGGACCGAAGCTTGGGAATCGCGCTACGGGCTGGATCCTGACCAAGTGGGTCGCCTCGTGCCGCTGGGCCGACTTCAGACTCCCGATGAGGTCGCGGCCGTTGTCGCGTTCCTGGCTTCGCCGGCGGGTGACTACATCACAGGCACGACAATCGTTGCCGATGGCGGCTGGGACTTGGTCGGCCCAGCCGACAACCTAGTCGGCTAG
- a CDS encoding DUF2530 domain-containing protein, whose protein sequence is MDEDIKPLDVDGVGATIAGTAAWAVALVVLWLLRDSLVAAGNGWWIWVAFAGFVLGLLAITYTVRRRAVYRKAREESPEIVSDRPSGGDEVES, encoded by the coding sequence GTGGACGAGGACATCAAGCCGCTGGACGTTGACGGCGTCGGCGCCACGATAGCTGGCACGGCAGCCTGGGCGGTGGCGCTGGTAGTGCTGTGGTTGCTGCGGGACTCGTTGGTGGCAGCGGGGAACGGGTGGTGGATCTGGGTGGCCTTCGCGGGTTTCGTGCTTGGGCTGCTGGCGATCACATACACGGTGCGGCGCCGAGCGGTATACCGGAAGGCTCGCGAGGAGTCGCCGGAGATCGTGAGTGATCGCCCCTCCGGTGGGGACGAGGTCGAGTCGTGA
- the serC gene encoding phosphoserine transaminase, with protein MTAVDSAQIVIPVEMLPGDGRFGCGPSKVRAEQVDSLARVATTYLGTSHRQATVKGQVARIQEGLRDFFKLPDDYSVVVGNGGATAFWEVATFGLIRERAQFLSFGEFGSKAAKSASIAPFLGEQDVRLAPAGSAPVFEAADWIDVYASPHNETSTGVAIKPGRVAGSSDDSLMVFDATSGAGGLPVRAADFDVYYFSPQKSFGSDGGLWIALMSPLALERAREISASGRHIPAFLDLVTAIDNSVKNQTYNTPALATIWMMAEQVDWFNKSGGIDWAVARTQESASTLYTWAESNVWTTPFVADPELRSAVVGTIDIHERLDAAAVAKALRANGIVDTEPYRKLGRNQLRIAMFPSVEPADVAALTRCIDYLIARMAG; from the coding sequence ATGACAGCGGTTGATTCGGCGCAGATTGTGATTCCAGTTGAGATGCTGCCTGGCGACGGACGGTTCGGATGCGGGCCTTCGAAGGTCAGGGCCGAGCAAGTGGACTCCTTGGCGAGAGTGGCGACGACCTATCTCGGAACGTCGCACCGCCAGGCCACGGTGAAGGGTCAGGTCGCGCGAATCCAGGAAGGGTTGCGCGATTTCTTCAAGCTTCCGGATGACTACAGCGTCGTAGTGGGTAACGGTGGGGCGACGGCGTTCTGGGAAGTGGCCACGTTCGGACTAATCCGCGAACGGGCGCAGTTCTTGTCGTTCGGGGAGTTCGGATCGAAGGCCGCCAAGTCTGCCTCGATCGCGCCGTTTCTTGGTGAGCAGGATGTTCGCCTCGCCCCCGCTGGTTCCGCGCCCGTCTTTGAGGCGGCTGATTGGATCGACGTGTACGCCTCGCCGCACAATGAAACGTCGACAGGAGTGGCCATCAAGCCGGGTCGCGTGGCTGGCTCATCCGACGACTCGTTGATGGTCTTCGACGCCACATCGGGAGCGGGTGGTCTTCCGGTCAGGGCCGCGGATTTCGACGTGTACTACTTCAGCCCGCAGAAGTCCTTCGGGTCGGACGGTGGCCTGTGGATCGCTTTGATGTCCCCTCTGGCTTTGGAACGAGCTCGCGAGATCTCAGCGTCGGGGCGCCACATTCCCGCATTCCTCGATCTGGTCACGGCGATCGACAACTCAGTGAAGAACCAGACCTACAACACTCCAGCGTTGGCGACGATTTGGATGATGGCCGAGCAGGTGGACTGGTTCAACAAATCGGGAGGAATCGACTGGGCAGTTGCGCGTACCCAGGAATCGGCCTCGACCTTGTACACGTGGGCTGAGTCGAATGTCTGGACGACGCCCTTCGTGGCTGACCCTGAGTTGAGGTCCGCGGTGGTCGGGACGATTGATATCCACGAGCGGCTGGATGCCGCGGCTGTGGCCAAAGCGCTGCGTGCCAACGGAATCGTCGACACCGAGCCGTATCGCAAGTTGGGTCGCAACCAGCTGAGAATCGCGATGTTCCCGTCGGTGGAACCAGCCGATGTTGCCGCCCTGACCCGTTGCATTGACTACCTGATCGCGCGGATGGCCGGGTGA
- a CDS encoding citrate synthase 2 produces the protein MDEFIPGLEGVIAFETEIAEPDKDGGALRYRGVDIEDLVGRVSFANVWGVLVDNEFNPGLPPAEPYPIPVHSGDVRVDVQSAIAMLAPGWGLRPLLDIDDRVARENLAHVSVMAMSFVAQSARGLGVPMVPQAEIDKARTIVERMMIRWRGDPDPKHVQAVDAYFVSAAEHGMNASTFAARVIASTGADVAAAISGAVGAMSGPLHGGAPSRVLSMIEEVERTGDPEGFVRGLLDRGERLMGFGHRVYRAEDPRARVLRRTAKELDAPRYEAAVALEQAALAELRARRPDRVLETNVEFWAAIVLDFAEVPAHLFTSMFTCARLAGWSAHILEQKRTGRLIRPSARYVGPAPRKPEQVPGWDETMVTGSLPAVGRDSVVIGK, from the coding sequence ATGGACGAGTTCATTCCGGGGCTCGAAGGGGTAATAGCCTTCGAGACCGAGATAGCCGAACCAGACAAGGACGGTGGAGCGCTGCGGTACCGCGGCGTCGACATTGAAGACCTGGTCGGCAGAGTCTCATTCGCGAACGTTTGGGGCGTTCTGGTTGACAACGAGTTCAACCCGGGCCTGCCTCCGGCGGAGCCGTACCCGATCCCGGTGCATTCCGGGGACGTCAGGGTTGACGTCCAGTCCGCGATCGCGATGTTGGCTCCCGGCTGGGGGTTGAGGCCCTTGCTTGATATTGACGACCGAGTAGCTCGCGAGAACTTGGCTCACGTGTCCGTGATGGCGATGTCGTTCGTCGCGCAGTCCGCGCGTGGACTCGGTGTCCCGATGGTTCCGCAGGCTGAGATCGACAAAGCCAGAACGATCGTCGAGCGAATGATGATCAGGTGGCGCGGAGATCCCGATCCGAAGCATGTTCAGGCCGTGGACGCCTACTTCGTTTCGGCGGCCGAGCACGGGATGAACGCGTCGACGTTCGCAGCCCGCGTCATCGCTTCCACCGGGGCAGATGTGGCCGCCGCGATCTCGGGAGCTGTGGGTGCGATGTCCGGGCCACTCCATGGTGGCGCGCCATCGCGCGTCCTGAGCATGATTGAAGAGGTCGAACGCACGGGTGATCCAGAGGGCTTCGTACGCGGGCTCCTCGACCGAGGTGAACGGCTAATGGGCTTCGGGCACCGTGTCTACAGGGCTGAAGATCCCCGCGCTCGCGTGCTGCGCCGCACAGCCAAGGAACTGGACGCTCCCAGGTATGAAGCTGCTGTGGCTCTTGAGCAGGCCGCTCTGGCGGAGCTCCGGGCGAGGCGCCCGGACAGGGTGCTGGAGACGAATGTCGAATTCTGGGCAGCCATTGTCTTGGACTTCGCGGAGGTCCCGGCGCACCTGTTCACTTCCATGTTCACCTGCGCTCGGCTGGCGGGGTGGAGCGCTCACATCCTGGAACAGAAGCGGACGGGTCGCCTTATTCGACCATCGGCGCGATATGTGGGTCCGGCCCCGCGCAAGCCCGAGCAGGTTCCAGGCTGGGACGAGACCATGGTGACCGGGAGCCTGCCTGCCGTTGGCAGAGACTCAGTAGTGATCGGGAAGTGA
- the pdxH gene encoding pyridoxamine 5'-phosphate oxidase, with product MAQRVQYQAPPLLEEELASTPLGQFRKWFADAVAAGLPEPNAVSLATCGLDGPSVRMVLAKEVRPEGVRFFTNRMSRKARQIEDDPRVAMGFAWIPLHRQVLIRGRAEPLPRAVAESYFSGRPRDDRLGAWVSMQSAPIESRASLYKRVVQVAEEFPEGMEVPMPDYWGGYLVRASSVEFWQGQPSRLHDRLRFKAKTDYPWLDEAAAWTVERLQP from the coding sequence ATGGCGCAGCGCGTTCAGTACCAGGCCCCACCTCTGCTTGAGGAAGAGTTGGCTTCGACGCCTTTGGGTCAGTTCCGGAAGTGGTTCGCTGACGCGGTTGCGGCTGGCCTTCCTGAGCCCAACGCGGTGAGCTTGGCGACTTGTGGTCTGGACGGTCCGTCGGTGCGCATGGTCCTGGCCAAGGAAGTTCGACCCGAAGGGGTTCGGTTCTTCACCAACCGCATGTCGCGCAAGGCTCGCCAGATCGAAGACGACCCGCGCGTGGCGATGGGTTTCGCGTGGATCCCGTTGCACCGACAGGTCTTGATCCGCGGCCGGGCGGAGCCGCTGCCGCGCGCTGTCGCAGAGTCGTACTTCTCGGGCCGCCCGCGTGATGACCGTCTGGGCGCCTGGGTGTCGATGCAGTCAGCGCCAATCGAATCCCGGGCCAGCTTGTACAAGCGTGTCGTTCAGGTCGCCGAGGAGTTTCCGGAGGGCATGGAAGTGCCGATGCCGGACTACTGGGGCGGCTATTTGGTGCGCGCGTCGTCTGTAGAATTCTGGCAGGGTCAACCGTCCCGGCTGCACGATCGGCTCAGGTTCAAGGCGAAGACCGACTACCCGTGGCTGGACGAGGCGGCAGCTTGGACTGTGGAGCGACTGCAGCCGTGA
- a CDS encoding ParA family protein → MAGLAVVSLKGGVGKTTVVLGLAGAARARGLRVLVVDLDPQANATAGLNPGKVKFTSGDVLADGREGVAADAVIPSGWGGVDLIASEPALEHRNSSQTAGSALRLRRALRPVAQEYDVVLMDCPPSLGEVTRNGLAAAMQALVVTEPSFFALLGAEQALEAVGVVRDSANLRLRVAGIIVNRMRRTLAEHTYRWNEVAQAYPQLLLTPAVPERAVIQRAQGAGVAVQDLDHRGGGEVTGVFESLLGQTLDRTGSRRPQGV, encoded by the coding sequence ATGGCTGGGCTCGCTGTTGTGTCCCTGAAAGGTGGCGTCGGCAAGACGACGGTCGTGTTGGGACTCGCGGGAGCCGCCAGGGCCCGCGGCTTGCGGGTTCTGGTTGTCGACCTCGATCCGCAGGCGAACGCCACCGCTGGCCTGAATCCCGGCAAGGTGAAGTTCACTAGCGGTGACGTGCTCGCGGACGGGCGTGAAGGCGTGGCCGCCGACGCTGTCATCCCTTCGGGGTGGGGTGGAGTCGACCTGATCGCTTCTGAGCCAGCGCTCGAGCACAGGAACTCGTCACAGACAGCTGGGTCAGCCCTGCGACTTCGCCGTGCGCTAAGGCCGGTGGCCCAGGAGTACGACGTCGTGCTCATGGACTGCCCGCCGTCTCTTGGTGAGGTCACGCGTAACGGGCTCGCGGCCGCGATGCAGGCACTGGTAGTGACCGAGCCGAGTTTCTTCGCGTTGCTTGGCGCGGAGCAGGCGTTGGAGGCCGTGGGAGTTGTTCGAGACAGCGCCAATCTGAGGCTGAGAGTGGCTGGAATCATCGTCAACCGTATGAGGCGAACACTGGCCGAGCACACTTACCGGTGGAACGAGGTAGCTCAGGCATACCCTCAGCTATTGCTCACGCCGGCCGTGCCGGAGAGGGCGGTCATCCAGCGCGCCCAGGGTGCCGGTGTGGCCGTTCAGGATCTGGACCATCGTGGCGGAGGCGAAGTGACGGGCGTGTTCGAGAGTCTCCTGGGCCAGACACTGGACCGGACTGGAAGTCGAAGACCACAGGGAGTGTGA
- a CDS encoding metal-dependent transcriptional regulator, which produces MSELIDTTEMYLRTVFELQEEGIPPLRARIAERLAQSGPTVSQTVARMERDGLLHVGEDRQIHLTAAGRSASTRVMRKHRLAECMLVDLLGMDWDLTHAEACRWEHVISDDVERLLMAALRQPEASPFGQPIPGLSELDPEARPGPAAAEGVPLTQIAGPHVRQARILSIGESAQADPTILSTLRRVGAQPGGLVQVRRVGDHVMVGSTGEYAEIEEPVASHITALPIAAAQDA; this is translated from the coding sequence GTGAGCGAGCTGATAGACACAACCGAGATGTACCTGCGCACGGTATTTGAGCTGCAGGAAGAAGGGATCCCGCCCTTGCGTGCGCGCATCGCCGAGCGTCTGGCGCAAAGCGGGCCGACGGTGTCGCAGACGGTGGCCCGGATGGAAAGGGACGGCCTGCTGCACGTCGGGGAAGACCGGCAGATCCACCTGACCGCTGCTGGCAGGTCCGCATCCACGCGCGTGATGCGCAAACACCGCCTCGCCGAGTGCATGCTCGTTGACCTGCTCGGCATGGACTGGGACTTGACGCACGCCGAGGCATGCCGCTGGGAACATGTGATCAGCGACGATGTCGAAAGGCTCCTAATGGCCGCTCTGCGCCAGCCAGAAGCCTCTCCGTTCGGCCAGCCCATCCCCGGGCTATCGGAACTTGACCCCGAAGCGCGACCAGGCCCCGCAGCCGCTGAAGGCGTCCCGTTGACACAAATCGCCGGTCCTCACGTCCGCCAAGCTCGAATACTCAGCATCGGCGAGTCCGCTCAGGCGGACCCGACGATCCTGTCGACACTGCGCCGAGTGGGAGCGCAGCCTGGCGGGCTTGTCCAGGTCCGCCGCGTTGGCGACCACGTGATGGTCGGAAGCACAGGTGAGTACGCCGAGATAGAGGAACCGGTTGCCTCGCACATCACCGCGCTTCCGATCGCCGCGGCGCAGGACGCATGA
- a CDS encoding DUF3027 domain-containing protein, giving the protein MSVLARRSGAITPDPICAAAVDTAWRAAIADGGAESVGGHRGTSANDERVVTHTFECTSAGYVGWLWHVTVVRAEHSHRVTVSEVVALPGTTALVAPQWIPWAWRLKPGDLTSGSVLPTDPADPRLAPGWSGDDDLAGPLDPGPLHPVCWEAGLGRSRVPSAAGRLEAASRWYAGRFGPASAMAKTTPGSCTSCGWMLTVGGPMGQQFGICTCVLSPADGSAVAFDYGCGAHSESTVASTCGGVADVAVDDLAPCGLEIQPT; this is encoded by the coding sequence GTGTCCGTACTTGCACGGCGCTCTGGCGCCATTACCCCTGACCCAATCTGCGCCGCAGCCGTCGACACGGCCTGGAGGGCCGCGATCGCCGATGGAGGGGCAGAGTCAGTCGGTGGCCACCGCGGAACTTCTGCCAATGATGAGCGCGTCGTGACTCACACATTTGAGTGCACGTCGGCCGGATACGTGGGTTGGCTATGGCACGTGACGGTAGTGCGCGCGGAACACTCCCACCGGGTCACCGTGAGCGAGGTAGTAGCCCTGCCGGGAACCACGGCGCTCGTCGCACCGCAGTGGATTCCGTGGGCGTGGCGTCTGAAGCCAGGCGATCTGACCTCTGGGTCCGTGCTGCCTACCGACCCAGCCGATCCGCGCTTGGCCCCAGGCTGGTCCGGCGACGACGATCTGGCTGGGCCCCTGGATCCTGGGCCGCTTCACCCTGTCTGCTGGGAGGCTGGCCTGGGGCGCTCCCGTGTGCCATCAGCAGCTGGACGACTGGAAGCCGCGAGCCGCTGGTACGCCGGTCGATTCGGCCCAGCGTCGGCTATGGCGAAGACAACGCCTGGTTCATGCACCTCCTGCGGATGGATGCTTACGGTAGGCGGGCCAATGGGCCAGCAGTTCGGCATCTGCACTTGCGTCCTGTCTCCCGCCGACGGCAGCGCCGTGGCTTTCGACTACGGCTGTGGGGCCCACTCTGAGTCAACCGTGGCTTCTACTTGCGGGGGAGTCGCCGATGTCGCGGTCGACGATCTGGCACCTTGCGGCCTGGAGATCCAGCCCACGTGA
- a CDS encoding cold shock domain-containing protein codes for MPTGIVRWFDSEKGYGFLTTDDGEDVFVHLRALPIGTTSVRQGTRVDFSVAESQKGKQALSVQILDTPPSVVKASRRPAEDLALIMEDLIKSLDKVSNQLRRGRYPDDATARQAAAVLRVVADDLDV; via the coding sequence GTGCCTACGGGGATTGTTAGGTGGTTCGATTCCGAGAAGGGATACGGGTTCCTGACAACAGACGATGGTGAGGACGTGTTCGTCCACTTGCGAGCACTTCCGATTGGAACGACCAGCGTTCGCCAAGGGACTCGAGTGGATTTCAGCGTCGCGGAGAGCCAGAAGGGCAAGCAGGCGCTGTCGGTTCAGATTCTGGACACCCCCCCGTCAGTGGTGAAGGCTAGTCGGCGCCCAGCGGAGGACCTCGCGTTGATCATGGAGGACCTGATCAAGTCCTTGGACAAGGTCTCAAATCAGCTTCGTCGGGGCCGCTATCCCGATGACGCGACCGCGCGTCAGGCAGCGGCTGTTCTGCGGGTTGTCGCCGACGACCTCGACGTGTGA
- a CDS encoding phosphoglyceromutase, with translation MTLSDEMTLILLRHGQSEWNALNLFTGWVDVDITDQGRLEADKGGEMMLESGVLPDVLHTSVLLRAIRTAELALHSAERHWIPVRRHWRLNERHYGALQGKNKRETMEEFGEEQFMLWRRSYDTPPPPIDPEDPYAQTHDDRYARLAPEQLPATECLKDVVDRMLPYWYDSIVPDLRSGLTVLVTAHGNSLRALVKHLDGISDEDIAALNIPTGIPLVYRLDENLAPTVEGGEYLDPEEAAKAAAAVANQGR, from the coding sequence ATGACCCTCAGCGACGAAATGACCTTGATACTTCTACGGCATGGCCAGAGTGAATGGAATGCCCTGAATCTGTTCACCGGCTGGGTGGATGTCGACATCACAGACCAGGGACGCCTCGAAGCCGACAAGGGCGGCGAGATGATGCTCGAGTCCGGAGTGCTGCCCGACGTCCTGCACACGTCAGTGCTGCTCCGGGCGATCAGGACCGCCGAGCTCGCGCTGCATTCAGCGGAGCGGCACTGGATCCCGGTGCGGCGTCACTGGCGGCTGAACGAACGCCACTACGGCGCCCTGCAGGGGAAGAACAAGAGAGAGACCATGGAGGAGTTCGGGGAAGAGCAGTTCATGCTGTGGAGGCGTTCTTATGACACTCCGCCGCCGCCCATCGACCCGGAAGACCCGTATGCGCAGACTCACGATGACCGGTACGCCCGGTTGGCCCCCGAGCAGTTGCCGGCGACGGAGTGCTTGAAGGACGTCGTAGACAGAATGCTGCCTTACTGGTACGACTCGATCGTCCCCGATTTGCGCTCTGGCCTTACGGTTCTGGTCACGGCCCACGGCAATTCGCTGCGGGCACTAGTGAAGCACCTCGACGGCATTAGCGACGAGGACATCGCCGCGCTGAACATTCCCACAGGGATTCCGTTGGTCTACCGACTCGATGAGAATCTCGCGCCAACTGTGGAAGGCGGCGAGTACTTGGATCCGGAGGAGGCTGCCAAGGCAGCGGCTGCTGTGGCCAACCAGGGGCGGTAG
- a CDS encoding YbjN domain-containing protein, protein MSAVDVIRQYLSDAGLAAEEPTPGHFVVVLEGETKLRTTVSLVVGTHSVGVNAFVARRPDENHAVVYRWLLERNLKMLGIAYCLDREGDIYLAGRIPVASVTSEVLDQILGAVLIHADGDFNTILELGFARAITEEWRWRLARGESTRHLEGFARLAPRDPDE, encoded by the coding sequence GTGTCAGCTGTAGACGTGATCCGCCAGTACCTCAGCGACGCTGGTCTGGCGGCGGAGGAGCCAACTCCCGGTCACTTCGTCGTGGTCCTTGAGGGGGAGACCAAGCTGCGCACGACGGTGTCCCTAGTGGTCGGGACTCACTCGGTCGGAGTGAACGCATTCGTCGCCCGTCGCCCTGATGAGAACCACGCGGTCGTCTATCGCTGGCTGTTGGAGCGGAACTTGAAGATGCTCGGGATCGCCTACTGCCTGGACCGCGAGGGCGACATCTACCTGGCCGGACGGATACCGGTGGCATCGGTCACGTCAGAAGTTCTCGACCAGATCCTGGGCGCTGTCCTGATTCACGCCGACGGCGACTTCAACACCATCTTGGAGCTTGGGTTCGCTCGCGCCATTACCGAGGAGTGGCGCTGGCGGCTGGCGCGGGGGGAATCCACCCGCCATCTAGAGGGGTTCGCCCGCCTTGCTCCGCGAGATCCTGACGAGTAG
- the mshA gene encoding D-inositol-3-phosphate glycosyltransferase, translating into MTMLASRLADRALRVAVVSLHTSPLDQPGTGDAGGMNVYIARTAERMATAGAEVDVFTRATSDRQPDVVHPWPGVRVHHLSAGPLQGVPKEDLPGQVCAFTSELLRRQSNGAWPPYDVVHSHYWLSGQAAWLAAERWDVPMVHTMHTMAKVKNAALTERDKPEPRMRVLAEEQLAGVADRFIANTADEAADLVNHYGADPGSISVVHPGVDVSVFRPGDRAADRRRLGIPDDQFLILFVGRIQPLKAPDLLLRAVARVVEAMPELRRRLGVVVCGGPSGGTGYMDGLSGLVARSGIEDLVRFQPPTDAATLAKWYGAADLVVVPSFSESFGLVALESQACGTPVLAAGVGGLRTAVRDGEGGFLIDGHGESDWADILTSVIVDRSRLDAMSGPAVAYASQFSWAATAAATLAQYRDAIARHADPGLVVAN; encoded by the coding sequence ATGACGATGCTTGCTTCTCGGCTCGCTGATCGAGCCCTGCGTGTCGCTGTGGTGAGTCTGCACACTTCGCCGCTCGACCAGCCGGGGACAGGGGACGCGGGCGGCATGAACGTCTACATCGCGCGCACCGCCGAGCGCATGGCGACGGCGGGAGCCGAAGTCGACGTGTTCACGCGTGCCACGTCAGATCGTCAGCCGGATGTTGTTCACCCCTGGCCAGGCGTTCGCGTCCATCACCTGTCCGCGGGGCCCCTTCAGGGTGTGCCTAAGGAGGATCTTCCTGGGCAGGTCTGCGCGTTCACATCGGAGCTGCTGCGGAGGCAATCCAATGGCGCGTGGCCCCCCTACGACGTAGTGCACAGCCACTACTGGTTGTCGGGGCAGGCGGCATGGCTGGCCGCCGAGCGTTGGGACGTCCCGATGGTGCACACCATGCACACAATGGCGAAGGTCAAGAACGCGGCACTGACCGAGCGGGACAAGCCGGAGCCGCGGATGCGGGTCCTCGCCGAGGAACAACTCGCAGGTGTCGCGGATCGATTCATCGCGAACACGGCCGACGAAGCGGCAGACCTTGTGAATCACTACGGTGCTGATCCCGGTTCGATATCAGTAGTGCATCCGGGCGTGGATGTGTCTGTGTTCCGGCCCGGCGACCGGGCAGCGGATCGCCGTAGGCTCGGCATCCCGGACGACCAGTTCCTGATTCTCTTCGTGGGCAGGATCCAGCCCCTGAAGGCACCCGACTTGCTATTGAGGGCCGTTGCCCGCGTTGTGGAAGCCATGCCAGAGTTGAGGCGACGGCTTGGCGTTGTCGTATGCGGCGGACCGTCGGGTGGCACTGGGTACATGGACGGGCTGTCGGGGTTGGTTGCCAGGTCCGGGATCGAGGACCTGGTCAGGTTCCAACCACCGACCGATGCCGCAACGCTGGCCAAGTGGTACGGGGCTGCCGATCTTGTGGTTGTGCCGTCATTCTCCGAGTCATTCGGGCTCGTGGCGCTGGAGTCCCAGGCATGCGGTACTCCCGTCCTCGCCGCTGGTGTTGGCGGCCTGCGCACTGCCGTGCGAGACGGGGAAGGCGGCTTCTTGATTGACGGTCATGGCGAAAGCGATTGGGCTGACATCCTGACCAGCGTCATTGTCGATAGGTCCCGGCTTGACGCTATGTCCGGGCCCGCTGTGGCATATGCCAGCCAGTTCAGCTGGGCTGCCACGGCGGCTGCGACTCTCGCGCAATACCGTGATGCGATCGCCCGACATGCGGACCCCGGTCTCGTCGTGGCCAACTAG